A window from Acropora palmata chromosome 14, jaAcrPala1.3, whole genome shotgun sequence encodes these proteins:
- the LOC141865637 gene encoding uncharacterized protein LOC141865637, which yields MTDDPDKKEFDVGAGVRQGGCESPSLYNLYMDFVMRVFKVELERAGIKGVVMKFRIPNHSTNRSERAKYRSSGVTEHLWVGFADDTTLFFESVEDMQAAMNILVDIFDRYRLILNEDKTETMIFDPDSDVESDYPKNLIEINGFQIKNVQKFRFLGSLIKFNEVSTGEHEINIRLEAAKCKFAELENLLTNFKIKLKTRMVFYNAYVKSRMTYACQTWNLSVKLKQKLDSAHHQFLRRMVCNGFARIDSEKEDFRFKFKNEKIRQFCCTTTLLEFIERQQIKFAAHICRQQNSRHTKQLMFNDDKYHRGGNFTKPLLQQAASNAVPDASEPVVEFVKQSRLRKW from the coding sequence TGAGAGTTTTCAAAGTCGAACTAGAGAGAGCGGGTATCAAAGGTGTAGTGATGAAATTCAGGATTCCAAATCACAGTACAAACCGATCCGAGAGGGCGAAGTACCGTAGCAGTGGCGTAACCGAGCACTTGTGGGTTGGGTTCGCAGATGATACAACTCTGTTTTTTGAGTCTGTCGAGGATATGCAAGCGGCTATGAACATCCTGGTCGACATTTTTGACCGATATCGACTGATACTCAACGAAGACAAAACAGAAACGATGATTTTCGACCCTGATAGCGACGTAGAGTCAGACTACCCAAAAAATCTCATCGAAATCAATGGATTCCAGATCAAAAATGTACAGAAATTCCGGTTTTTAGGCAGCCTCATAAAGTTCAACGAGGTAAGCACTGGAGAGCACGAAATCAACATCCGATTAGAAGCTGCAAAATGCAAATTCGCTGAGTTGGAAAATCTACTCACCAATTTCAAGATCAAACTCAAAACACGTATGGTATTTTACAACGCCTACGTAAAAAGCCGCATGACCTACGCTTGTCAAACCTGGAATCTCAGCGTCaagctgaaacaaaaactCGATTCCGCACACCACCAGTTTTTACGGCGTATGGTATGTAACGGATTTGCTCGCATCGACAGTGAAAAAGAGGATTTTCGGTTCAAGTTCAAAAACGAGAAAATCCGCCAATTCTGCTGCACCACCACGCTCTTAGAATTCATCGAGCGCCAGCAGATCAAATTCGCAGCCCACATCTGTCGACAGCAAAATAGCCGCCACACCAAGCAGCTCATGTTCAACGATGACAAGTACCACCGCGGTGGAAACTTCACGAAACCTCTACTCCAGCAAGCCGCCTCAAATGCAGTCCCCGATGCTTCCGAACCAGTAGTCGAGTTTGTGAAGCAGTCGCGTCTTCGAAAATGGTGA